In one window of Gemmatimonadota bacterium DNA:
- a CDS encoding RHS repeat-associated core domain-containing protein has product MTLYAYGSNGELQTKTDSATGAPTRYQYDALGNLLTVVLPTGDSVEYLIDGQNRRVGRKLNGAVTHRWLYQNQLNPIAELDSAGALVSRFVYGSRANVPDYLVRGGAVYRLVTDHLGSVRAVVDTATGAVAQWTAYDAWGNVLADSGAGFQPFGFAGGLTDSATGLVRFGARDYDPAVGRWTAKDPIGLLPPDLALYAHVGGDPVNRIDPTGLSWFLPRDGEAALNYYRSVFCDPSASGLQRAAALGGGLFAALWTPDTWWKTSLALGGGWVAGELSAARSATSFFEGTSYSPEVLAKNLRDPIQHGFSESVHAFESAGRVSTFIGGDGAAYTSLEIPGGLRVGGRAIEGVFQFYKDFNGVITHRYFNPF; this is encoded by the coding sequence GTGACGCTCTACGCCTACGGCTCGAACGGGGAACTCCAGACCAAGACCGACTCCGCCACCGGCGCCCCGACCCGCTACCAGTACGACGCCCTGGGCAACCTCCTCACGGTGGTACTGCCGACCGGCGACAGCGTCGAGTACCTGATCGACGGCCAGAACCGCCGCGTCGGGCGGAAGCTCAACGGGGCGGTGACCCACCGCTGGCTGTACCAGAACCAGCTCAACCCCATCGCGGAGCTCGACAGCGCCGGCGCGCTGGTGAGCCGCTTCGTCTACGGCAGCCGGGCCAACGTGCCGGACTACCTGGTCCGGGGCGGGGCGGTGTATCGTCTGGTGACCGACCATTTGGGGAGCGTCCGGGCGGTGGTGGACACCGCCACCGGCGCGGTGGCGCAGTGGACCGCCTACGACGCCTGGGGCAACGTCCTCGCGGACAGTGGGGCGGGCTTCCAGCCGTTCGGGTTCGCGGGCGGGCTCACGGACAGTGCGACGGGGTTGGTGCGGTTCGGGGCGCGGGACTATGATCCCGCGGTGGGGCGGTGGACGGCGAAGGATCCGATTGGTCTGCTTCCCCCGGACCTCGCCCTGTACGCGCATGTTGGCGGTGACCCGGTGAACCGGATTGACCCGACCGGTTTGTCGTGGTTCCTCCCGCGAGATGGTGAAGCCGCTCTCAACTACTACCGCTCGGTCTTTTGTGATCCATCGGCCTCGGGTCTGCAGCGCGCGGCGGCGTTGGGCGGAGGGCTATTCGCGGCGCTGTGGACGCCGGATACGTGGTGGAAGACCAGCCTTGCCCTTGGTGGTGGGTGGGTTGCCGGTGAGCTTAGCGCGGCCAGATCGGCCACGTCATTCTTCGAGGGCACCAGCTACTCACCCGAGGTCCTGGCAAAGAACCTCAGGGACCCCATCCAACATGGCTTCAGCGAGAGCGTGCATGCGTTTGAGTCAGCCGGTCGGGTATCAACGTTCATTGGAGGTGATGGCGCCGCCTACACGAGCCTGGAAATCCCCGGTGGACTCCGTGTGGGTGGACGGGCGATAGAGGGAGTGTTCCAGTTCTACAAGGATTTCAATGGGGTCATCACCCACCGCTATTTCAACCCCTTCTGA